One region of Nitrospiraceae bacterium genomic DNA includes:
- a CDS encoding beta-ketoacyl-ACP synthase III, with protein sequence MKARITGTGSYVPAKVLTNVDLERMVATSDEWITERTGIRERRLVSTGEACSDLAVKAAERALKTAAVNAAELDLILLATCTGDYPLPATACLIQHRLGATRAAACDLSAACCGFVYALSVADAYVRTGMRHVLVIGSEVMSAITDWTDRNTCILFGDGAGAAVVSASDGERGILSCHLRSDGALCDLIAVPGGGSRNPPSDRIVAERMQYIKMKGNETFKVAVRTLEDIARETLAANNLTVKDLDLYVPHQANARILMSVADRLGLPSEKMMLNLDRYGNTSAASIPIALDEAVQAGRIREGSLVMIGAFGAGLTWASALIKW encoded by the coding sequence ATGAAAGCACGCATTACTGGGACCGGATCCTACGTTCCTGCCAAGGTGCTGACGAACGTCGATCTCGAGCGCATGGTGGCGACGTCGGATGAATGGATCACCGAACGAACCGGGATTCGTGAGCGTCGTCTTGTCAGCACTGGTGAAGCTTGCTCTGATCTGGCTGTCAAAGCGGCTGAGCGGGCCCTTAAGACCGCCGCAGTGAACGCCGCTGAACTGGACCTGATCCTCCTGGCAACCTGTACGGGCGACTATCCGCTGCCAGCCACCGCTTGCCTCATCCAACACCGACTCGGAGCAACCCGCGCTGCCGCCTGTGATCTGTCGGCCGCTTGTTGTGGGTTTGTCTATGCCTTGTCCGTAGCGGATGCGTATGTCAGAACCGGAATGCGTCACGTGTTAGTAATTGGGTCCGAAGTTATGTCAGCGATTACGGACTGGACCGACCGCAACACGTGTATCCTGTTCGGCGACGGAGCCGGCGCGGCAGTCGTGAGTGCCAGCGACGGGGAGCGGGGCATTCTCTCATGTCATCTGAGATCCGATGGGGCGCTATGTGACTTGATCGCGGTGCCAGGCGGGGGATCGCGGAATCCTCCGTCTGACAGGATCGTTGCGGAGCGGATGCAGTACATCAAGATGAAGGGAAACGAGACGTTCAAAGTGGCGGTACGTACACTGGAAGACATCGCCCGTGAAACATTGGCGGCGAACAACCTCACCGTCAAGGATCTTGACCTGTATGTGCCGCATCAGGCGAATGCGCGGATTCTCATGTCTGTCGCGGACCGGCTGGGTCTTCCGTCCGAAAAGATGATGCTCAATCTCGATCGCTATGGAAACACCTCGGCGGCCTCGATTCCGATCGCGCTTGACGAAGCGGTGCAAGCCGGCCGAATCAGGGAAGGGTCACTCGTGATGATCGGCGCGTTTGGAGCAGGATTGACATGGGCCTCGGCGTTGATCAAATGGTAG
- the plsX gene encoding phosphate acyltransferase PlsX, with amino-acid sequence MKIALDAMGGDHGSGPAIEGAAQAAREFDVDIILVGDEAALSSECRRLGCTDARLTIRHAPQVVEMHESPAAVARKKRDSSIWIATELVKSGDAQAVVSPGNTGASMVASFFVLGLTKGVERPAIATSLPTLTGTAIMLDVGANVDCSAKHLEQFAIMGHEYGKYLFGKPNPRVGLLSIGEEDSKGNEVTKEAFKLLKSSPLNFIGNVEGRDVYSGEADVVVCDGFIGNVALKISEGVADTIKKLLLKEISGSFFGRLAYPLIAVPLLNLKRKIDYAEFGGAPLLGVNGITMICHGRSSAKAIKNAIRRAKGLAENRVDELIQRDIEESLSR; translated from the coding sequence ATGAAAATTGCCCTCGACGCGATGGGCGGGGACCACGGCTCGGGTCCCGCCATCGAAGGTGCCGCGCAAGCGGCCAGAGAATTCGACGTCGACATCATTCTCGTCGGAGATGAAGCAGCCTTGAGCAGTGAATGTCGTCGTCTTGGTTGCACTGATGCCCGTCTCACGATTCGCCATGCCCCGCAAGTGGTCGAAATGCACGAATCTCCTGCGGCGGTCGCGCGGAAAAAACGAGATTCTTCAATCTGGATCGCCACAGAATTGGTCAAGAGCGGGGATGCTCAAGCCGTCGTGAGTCCAGGCAACACGGGTGCGAGCATGGTGGCCTCGTTCTTCGTGCTAGGGCTGACGAAGGGCGTCGAGCGCCCGGCTATCGCGACGAGTCTTCCCACGCTGACCGGCACCGCCATCATGTTGGATGTTGGCGCCAACGTGGATTGCTCTGCCAAACATCTCGAACAGTTCGCCATTATGGGCCACGAATATGGGAAATACCTGTTCGGCAAACCGAATCCCCGCGTCGGACTCTTGAGCATCGGCGAAGAGGACAGCAAGGGCAACGAAGTCACCAAAGAAGCATTCAAACTTCTGAAGTCGAGCCCGCTTAATTTCATCGGCAACGTGGAAGGCCGGGATGTGTACAGCGGTGAGGCAGACGTGGTGGTGTGCGATGGCTTCATCGGAAATGTGGCGCTCAAGATATCAGAAGGCGTAGCCGACACCATCAAGAAACTCTTGCTCAAGGAAATTTCTGGCTCGTTCTTCGGTCGGTTGGCCTATCCGCTCATTGCCGTGCCGCTGTTGAATTTGAAGCGGAAGATTGATTACGCAGAATTCGGCGGCGCGCCGTTGCTCGGTGTCAACGGAATCACGATGATTTGTCATGGCCGGTCGTCGGCCAAGGCGATCAAGAATGCCATCCGTCGTGCCAAGGGATTGGCAGAAAACCGTGTCGACGAGTTGATTCAGCGCGACATCGAGGAAAGCCTGAGTCGCTAG
- the fabD gene encoding ACP S-malonyltransferase, which produces MATLQITMSSHIAFVFPGQGSQSVGMGRALVEAQPALRSVYDEASSVLGYDVAALCFEGPTERLNLTEYTQPALLVSSIAALRALDPIGLVPAAVAGHSLGEYSALVAAGGLSYRDAVAVVQKRGRYMAEAVTPGTGLVAALLGLAADVAKEVCREASSIGVVTAANFNSPGQVVIAGEKAAVERAIELAKTKGCKKAILLPVSVPVHTPLMQKAADRLAADLAMVNWSDLKMPLVNNAEAKALTKAAEIKASLVRQLPSSVLWEDSIKTMAVMGVTTFVEVGPGAVLSGLIKRILPEATTWTVNDPKTLEATRVALTA; this is translated from the coding sequence ATGGCGACTCTCCAAATCACGATGTCGTCCCACATTGCCTTTGTATTTCCAGGCCAAGGTTCCCAGTCTGTCGGGATGGGCAGAGCGTTGGTTGAAGCGCAACCGGCGCTTCGCTCGGTCTACGACGAAGCCTCATCGGTGCTCGGGTACGACGTGGCTGCGCTCTGTTTTGAGGGACCGACAGAACGACTGAATCTCACCGAGTACACCCAACCGGCCCTGTTGGTGAGCAGCATCGCGGCGCTGCGTGCGTTGGATCCGATCGGCCTCGTTCCTGCTGCCGTGGCAGGACATAGCCTCGGAGAATACTCGGCGCTGGTGGCAGCAGGGGGCCTCTCGTATCGCGATGCCGTAGCGGTGGTGCAGAAGCGGGGTCGCTATATGGCCGAGGCTGTAACACCAGGAACGGGGCTTGTGGCAGCGCTTCTCGGCCTGGCAGCTGACGTGGCCAAAGAGGTCTGTCGTGAAGCGTCTTCAATAGGAGTAGTGACAGCGGCGAATTTCAATTCTCCCGGTCAAGTCGTGATCGCGGGGGAGAAGGCCGCAGTTGAACGGGCGATCGAACTCGCGAAGACCAAGGGCTGTAAAAAGGCCATTCTGCTACCGGTGAGTGTTCCGGTCCATACTCCATTGATGCAAAAAGCTGCGGATCGATTGGCCGCTGACCTTGCGATGGTGAACTGGTCGGATCTGAAGATGCCGCTGGTCAATAATGCGGAGGCCAAGGCTCTGACAAAGGCTGCCGAGATCAAGGCGTCTCTGGTTCGGCAACTTCCGTCTTCGGTCCTCTGGGAAGACTCGATCAAGACGATGGCTGTCATGGGGGTCACCACATTCGTCGAAGTTGGACCGGGAGCCGTCTTGTCAGGACTGATCAAGCGTATTCTTCCAGAGGCCACCACATGGACCGTCAACGATCCCAAAACACTTGAGGCAACGCGCGTCGCGCTTACTGCGTGA
- the acpP gene encoding acyl carrier protein — translation MATVDERVKKIIAEQLGVEEDEVTPEASFVEDLGADSLDTVELVMALEEEFGIEIPDEDAEKILTVGKALEYIKEKA, via the coding sequence ATGGCTACGGTAGATGAACGAGTCAAGAAGATCATCGCAGAGCAATTGGGCGTGGAGGAAGACGAGGTGACTCCTGAGGCAAGTTTCGTGGAGGATCTCGGAGCCGATTCGCTGGATACGGTCGAGCTCGTGATGGCGCTCGAAGAGGAATTCGGCATTGAAATTCCGGACGAAGATGCAGAAAAGATTCTCACCGTCGGGAAAGCGTTAGAATACATCAAGGAGAAAGCATAG
- the fabG gene encoding 3-oxoacyl-[acyl-carrier-protein] reductase, with protein MSLQGRVAIVTGAAQGIGRAIAEALAQAGADIAVADLDPGRSADAVAAVEKIGRKALNITVNVADANDTKAMAEQVIKAWGKIDILVNNAGITRDGLLLRMKEEDWNLVLQVNLNGTFNCTKAVLQPMTKQRYGRIVNIASIVGAMGNVGQANYAASKAAVIGFTKTVAREYASRNVTVNAVAPGFIDTAMTQGLPAEVKEALQKQIPLGRLGTPADIAAAVRFLVSEDAAYVTGHVLHVNGGMLMA; from the coding sequence ATGTCATTGCAAGGCAGGGTTGCAATCGTCACGGGAGCGGCGCAGGGAATCGGGCGTGCGATCGCCGAAGCGCTCGCCCAGGCCGGAGCCGACATTGCGGTGGCTGACCTCGATCCTGGACGGTCGGCCGACGCGGTGGCAGCGGTGGAGAAGATCGGACGCAAAGCACTCAACATCACGGTGAATGTCGCCGACGCCAATGACACCAAGGCAATGGCGGAGCAGGTTATCAAGGCTTGGGGGAAGATCGATATTCTCGTCAACAACGCCGGGATCACCCGTGATGGATTGTTGCTGCGGATGAAGGAAGAGGACTGGAATCTGGTCTTACAGGTGAATTTGAACGGCACGTTTAACTGCACCAAAGCGGTCTTGCAGCCGATGACCAAGCAGCGGTATGGTCGCATCGTCAATATCGCATCCATTGTCGGAGCGATGGGCAATGTCGGGCAAGCCAACTACGCGGCCTCCAAGGCGGCGGTGATCGGATTTACCAAAACCGTGGCGCGTGAGTATGCAAGCCGCAACGTGACCGTGAATGCGGTTGCGCCGGGGTTTATCGATACCGCGATGACGCAGGGGTTGCCGGCTGAGGTGAAGGAGGCTCTGCAAAAGCAGATTCCTTTGGGGCGGCTCGGTACGCCGGCGGATATCGCCGCGGCGGTCCGGTTTCTTGTCTCGGAAGATGCAGCGTATGTGACCGGGCATGTGCTGCATGTCAACGGCGGCATGCTCATGGCGTAA
- a CDS encoding peptidylprolyl isomerase — MKRLMMSAVLVGISLLTACGGKPEAKPVYYPPSDPGPKAIIKTKFGDMHVKFYPDLAPKHVENFIKLANSGFYNGTIFHRVIPGFMIQGGDPNTKDSLKKDTYGQGGPKDEKGDPILLKAEFSDTPHKRGIVSMARAADPDTAGSQFFIVVENSPFLDRKYTVFGEVIKGLGVADKIANLPRDDRDLPNERVEMTVTIVP; from the coding sequence GTGAAAAGGCTGATGATGAGTGCGGTGCTTGTCGGAATCAGTTTGTTGACGGCTTGCGGAGGAAAGCCGGAGGCGAAGCCTGTCTACTATCCTCCTTCCGACCCAGGCCCCAAGGCCATCATCAAGACCAAGTTTGGCGACATGCACGTAAAATTTTATCCCGATTTGGCGCCGAAGCATGTCGAGAACTTCATTAAGCTGGCGAATTCGGGGTTTTACAACGGCACGATTTTCCACCGGGTAATCCCCGGCTTCATGATCCAAGGCGGCGATCCCAATACCAAAGACTCGCTAAAGAAGGACACCTACGGGCAGGGTGGCCCGAAAGACGAGAAAGGCGATCCGATTCTGTTGAAAGCAGAGTTCAGCGATACGCCGCATAAACGTGGCATTGTCTCGATGGCGAGAGCCGCCGACCCGGATACAGCCGGATCGCAGTTTTTCATTGTGGTCGAAAACTCCCCGTTTCTCGATCGAAAGTACACGGTATTCGGTGAGGTCATTAAAGGTCTCGGCGTTGCCGACAAGATCGCGAATTTACCGCGGGACGATCGCGATCTCCCGAATGAGCGGGTCGAGATGACTGTGACGATCGTGCCGTAG
- a CDS encoding peptidylprolyl isomerase, producing the protein MQRRAMISVLAVMVGFAGSLLLDTGLLRATDKAPAAKTPKAIIKTKFGDMEVTFFPDKAPKHVENFVSLAKSGFYNGTIFHRVIPGFMIQGGDPNTKDPTKPETYGMGGPSQRIDAEFNDIPHHRGILSMARTSDPNSAGSQFFIVVKDSNFLDRQYTAFGEVVKGIEVADKIVSLPRNPRDLPTERVEMTITIME; encoded by the coding sequence ATGCAGAGACGAGCGATGATCAGTGTACTTGCCGTAATGGTGGGCTTCGCCGGATCCTTGTTACTGGACACCGGATTGCTGCGTGCGACTGACAAGGCACCGGCTGCAAAGACCCCCAAAGCAATTATCAAGACCAAGTTCGGCGATATGGAAGTGACGTTCTTCCCCGACAAGGCGCCCAAGCACGTCGAAAACTTCGTCTCTTTGGCGAAATCCGGGTTCTATAACGGCACGATTTTCCATCGCGTGATTCCGGGTTTCATGATCCAAGGCGGCGATCCGAATACGAAGGACCCCACAAAACCGGAGACCTACGGCATGGGGGGCCCGAGCCAGCGGATCGACGCGGAGTTCAATGATATCCCCCACCACCGCGGGATTTTGTCAATGGCTCGCACCAGCGACCCCAACAGTGCCGGATCTCAATTCTTCATCGTCGTGAAGGATTCGAACTTCCTTGACCGCCAGTATACGGCTTTCGGCGAGGTGGTGAAGGGGATCGAGGTAGCGGATAAGATTGTCAGTTTGCCACGAAACCCACGAGATCTTCCGACCGAGCGAGTGGAGATGACGATTACGATCATGGAATAG
- the rnc gene encoding ribonuclease III → MTSVSSAEALQATLGYRFQDQALLDEALTHKSYVNEQKGVACQDNERLEFLGDAVLSLVISEYLASRLPESTEGALSKLKAQLVSESSLERVARRLQLGGYLKLGRGEELSRGREKSSLLADAVEAILAAVYLDGGFEASRRVTLHIFAAEVSQVGLRGHNAGAEDYKTQFQEWCQKRHDTLPRYKTIRESGPDHDKCFDVEVTILGEVVGVGSGRSKKEAEQQAAKQALERVMM, encoded by the coding sequence ATGACTTCGGTCTCTTCCGCTGAAGCTCTCCAGGCGACGTTGGGCTATCGCTTTCAGGATCAAGCCCTACTCGATGAAGCGTTGACGCATAAGTCGTACGTCAATGAACAGAAAGGCGTCGCTTGTCAGGACAACGAGCGACTTGAGTTTCTCGGCGATGCGGTACTGTCGCTCGTGATCAGCGAGTATCTTGCCTCTCGCCTGCCCGAGTCGACCGAGGGGGCCCTTTCGAAACTGAAGGCGCAGCTCGTGAGCGAATCGTCGTTGGAACGGGTTGCACGGCGACTGCAATTGGGAGGATATCTCAAGCTTGGGCGAGGAGAAGAATTATCACGCGGGAGAGAGAAGTCGTCGCTCTTGGCCGACGCGGTCGAAGCGATCCTGGCAGCGGTATACCTGGACGGCGGCTTTGAAGCCAGTCGCCGGGTGACGTTGCACATCTTTGCGGCGGAGGTCAGTCAAGTCGGGCTGCGTGGGCACAATGCCGGAGCCGAGGATTACAAAACGCAGTTCCAAGAATGGTGCCAGAAACGGCATGACACCTTGCCGCGCTATAAGACGATTCGGGAATCGGGTCCGGACCACGACAAGTGTTTCGATGTGGAAGTGACCATCCTTGGTGAAGTCGTTGGTGTCGGATCAGGACGAAGTAAGAAGGAAGCGGAGCAACAGGCTGCCAAGCAAGCGCTGGAACGAGTCATGATGTGA
- the fabF gene encoding beta-ketoacyl-ACP synthase II: MIGERSTRRIVVTGLGLVTPLGTGVEKTWKALCAGESGIGRITKFDPTGYDAQIAGEVKDFDPAQFIEKKEIKKMDTFIHYAVGAAQMAADDAGLKVAPEETTRVGVYIGSGIGGLGSIEHYHKILLEKGPGRVSPFFIPMTIINLASGQVAIRLGAKGPNSCAVTACATGNHCIGDAYRLIQRGDADVMLAGGAEAAITTLGVAGFAASKALSFRNDEPTKASRPFDKDRDGFVLGEGAGVVVLEELDHARQRRAKMYAEIIGYGMNSDAYHITAPSEEGEGAVRCMELALKDAGIGKDQIDYINAHGTSTMADAIETRAIKQVFGDRAYRIPVSSTKSMTGHLLGAAGGIEAVFSILALYHGILPPTINLDHPDPECDLDYVPHKARQVTANVALSNSFGFGGVNACLLFKKLHA, encoded by the coding sequence ATGATAGGTGAGCGATCGACCAGACGCATCGTCGTGACCGGTCTCGGACTTGTGACACCGCTGGGGACCGGTGTGGAAAAAACGTGGAAGGCGCTGTGTGCCGGCGAATCCGGCATCGGCCGCATCACGAAGTTCGATCCCACGGGATACGATGCCCAAATAGCCGGAGAAGTCAAAGATTTCGACCCCGCCCAGTTCATCGAGAAAAAAGAAATCAAGAAAATGGACACGTTCATTCACTATGCCGTTGGAGCAGCCCAGATGGCGGCGGATGATGCGGGGCTGAAGGTTGCTCCGGAAGAGACGACAAGAGTCGGCGTCTATATTGGATCCGGGATCGGCGGACTCGGCTCGATCGAGCACTACCACAAGATCCTCCTTGAGAAAGGCCCCGGGCGCGTATCGCCGTTCTTCATCCCCATGACCATCATCAACCTGGCTTCCGGTCAAGTGGCCATTCGATTAGGAGCGAAGGGGCCGAATTCCTGCGCCGTGACAGCGTGCGCCACAGGAAACCATTGCATCGGTGATGCCTATCGGTTGATTCAGCGTGGGGATGCGGATGTGATGCTCGCAGGGGGAGCGGAAGCAGCCATCACCACGTTGGGCGTAGCGGGATTTGCCGCGTCGAAAGCGCTGTCGTTCCGAAACGATGAGCCGACAAAAGCCAGCCGTCCGTTCGACAAGGATCGCGACGGTTTCGTGCTCGGCGAGGGAGCGGGTGTAGTGGTACTGGAAGAACTCGACCATGCACGCCAACGAAGGGCGAAGATGTATGCTGAGATCATCGGGTATGGCATGAACAGCGACGCCTATCACATTACCGCGCCGTCCGAAGAGGGAGAAGGAGCGGTTCGGTGTATGGAGTTGGCATTGAAGGATGCGGGGATCGGAAAAGATCAGATCGACTATATCAATGCTCACGGCACGTCGACCATGGCCGATGCCATCGAGACCAGAGCCATCAAGCAGGTCTTCGGAGACCGGGCCTATCGCATTCCGGTCAGCTCAACGAAATCGATGACCGGTCATTTGCTGGGTGCGGCCGGCGGTATCGAGGCGGTGTTCAGCATCTTGGCGCTCTATCACGGCATCCTTCCTCCCACGATCAACTTGGATCATCCCGACCCCGAGTGCGACCTCGACTATGTACCACACAAGGCGAGGCAGGTAACCGCGAACGTGGCTCTGTCGAATTCATTCGGATTCGGCGGCGTCAATGCCTGCCTACTCTTCAAGAAACTGCATGCCTAG